The Papaver somniferum cultivar HN1 chromosome 3, ASM357369v1, whole genome shotgun sequence genome includes a region encoding these proteins:
- the LOC113359068 gene encoding uncharacterized protein LOC113359068, which translates to MEGSIDYDPITPELYQRVSSIIHVKEEDVITISCSPMNSGYRCRLLRLLAGQFKIYFKPSRVAIVVASMCSQFCSPGYFSGDKKSQAQQQVTSRVPKNPKHNSLKLKSYSLAYQEMIQVYFEATDVIINSIIVSQCSAKWTTTPVIID; encoded by the exons ATGGAAGGATCAATTGATTATGATCCCATTACTCCTGAACTGTATCAAAGGGTATCTTCAATAATCCATGTGAAAGAGGAAGATGTCATTACCATCTCTTGTTCACCAATGAATTCTGGTTATCGTTGTCGTCTTTTGAGGTTACTGGCAGGGCAGTTCAAAATTTATTTCAAACCTTCAAGG GTTGCCATTGTTGTGGCTAGTATGTGTTCACAATTTTGCTCTCCAG GGTACTTCTCGGGTGACAAAAAATCCCAAGCACAACAGCAGGTTACTTCTAGGGTGCCAAAAAATCCCAAGCACAACAGCCTGAAGCTAAAGTCGTATTCGCTTGCATACCAGGAGATGATCCAAGTTTACTTCGAAGCGACTGATGTTATTATCAACTCTATCATTGTTTCTCAGTGTAGTGCTAAGTGGACTACCACTCCTGTAATAATAGATTGA
- the LOC113359069 gene encoding uncharacterized protein LOC113359069, protein MPTFDVARSQLRTEEIRHAQHSLTPAPTSLAAAASHMDRNTPRPHHPGKRGKSQFNDRRPGSGSTTPSAGNPSLLPTPSGYRPSLPASSPAYPPHWTPYWDVPPFPQPTANSRNSQQRGRSPTTGRGQAYITPTTELLHPTNIAEAYISMHLQLHDDNFYMDTGATSHFTADSGFEFEEGYPSM, encoded by the exons ATGCCGACATTTGATGTTGCACGATCACAACTTCGCACTGAAGAAATCCGACACGCTCAACACTCTCTTACACCTGCACCAACttcccttgctgctgctgcatccCATATGGATCGCAACACACCTCGTCCTCATCATCCGGGAAAACGTGGAAAGTCTCAGTTCAACGACCGACGCCCTGGATCTGGTTCGACTACACCTTCAGCTGGAAACCCTTCATTACTTCCTACACCGTCAGGTTACCGTCCGTCTCTGCCTGCTTCTTCACCGGCATACCCTCCCCACTGGACACCATACTGGGATGTTCCACCTTTCCC GCAGCCCACTGCCAACTCCCGCAACAGTCAACAACGTGGTCGTTCTCCTACTACTGGACGTGGTCAAGCCTATATCACTCCTACCACCGAGTTACTGCATCCTACAAACATAGCTGAAGCATACATCTCTATGCATCTACAACTTCATGATGACAACTTCTATATGGATACCGGTGCTACCTCGCATTTTACTGCTGATTCAGGATTTGAGTTCGAAGAAGGCTATCCTTCGATGTGA